ATAATTATATAATAAAAAATGAATTATTAGATACAAATAAAATATATAATGAAGTTATTTCTGATTTAGAACATAAAATAAAAGAAAAAAACATTGAGGTGATAAATAAATTAGAAGTTGAATATTTGAATGGTGATCCATTCATAATATATACTTTACTGAGAAACTTAATATCAAATTCAATAAAATACTCTTATAAAAATTCAAAAGTTTTTGTTACTATTTCCAAAAATGAAATAATTGTTGAAGATAATGGTATAGGAATACGGGAAAATGAAAAAAATAGAATTTTTGAAAGATTTTATAGAGGAGTAGATTCAAGAAAATATGCTAAAGGTTCTGGATTAGGATTATCAATAGTTAAGCATTTATGTGAATTAGCGGGATATAAAATAAATTTTAAATCAGAATGGATGGTTGGAAGTCGCTTCATAATAAAAATTGCTTGAGATTACTCAAGCAATTTGTTAATATCAAAATCAAATATATTTTCATTTGAATAAAATAATACTTTTTTCTTTGCTCTTGTTAAAGCAACATAAAATAAATTTATTTCATCAATTATATTTTGATGTTTAAATTTATCGTTTAAACCATTTATTATTTTATCAATATGTTTCTTAAAAGATTTTGTAAATTCCTTTATACTTTTATATTTTTCCTTTTTTATTAAATCAATAATATTTGGAAAATCATGAGTAATAATCACTTTATCCCATTCTAAACCTTTACTTGTATGTGCTGTAGTTAAATAAATTTTCCCATTATTAATGTTATATTTTTCTTCTGCAATTTTTAATAAATCAAATAATTTATTATCATATTCTTCTGCTATATTAATAGCTGATATTAATTCATAATCTTCAAAATCTTCTGCATAATCTTTTAATTCTTCTAAATCTTTAAAATTCAAAATCCATTTTTCTTTTATTTTATCCTTATGCTTTCCTGTATTTAAATATTTTATATAATAATATATACTTAAAGGTAATTTGAATATTTCAGTTGGTGCTCTTACCAATGTAATTTCATAATTTTTAAATTCATCTATTAATTTTATTAAGGTAGAATTTGTTCTTGTTATATAACAAATAGTATTAAATTCATTATCATTTTCACTTTTAGATGAAATAATTTCTTTTTCTTCTCCCTTAAAATTTCTTAAAATATAATTTGCTTTTTCTGCTATATATTTAGGAAATCTAAATGTTTCAGTTAAGTATAACACTTTCGCTTCCATTTCATTTCTAATTTTGTACATAGCATTTATCGACCCTCTAAATGAATATATTTGTTGATGAGGATCACCAACAATAATTTTTTTTCCATTCAATTTATTAAAAATATCTAAAACTACATCATTAGTATCTTGAGCTTCATCTAAAAGTATATAATCAAAATTAATTCTATACCTCTCTATATTCAATTGAAAATATTTTAAATAAACATTATGTGAAACGTCCAATTTATTATCCATGTACATATTCCAAATAATATTTAATTTATCTTTTAAATATTCCTTATTTTCATCAATAAATTTTAGTTTAATGTTATTTTTTATTATTTCTTCAATTGTTTCATCCGAAATATATCTATAACTTCCATTACAAAAATCATTAAAAGCTATTCTAACTAAATCTGCAATGAATATATCTATTTCTAAAATTTTAGAAATTTCTGAAGTATTTAATTCTTTTCCAATTTTATTAAACTTCAGATCTTTTTTAACAAATTTATATGCCAATCCATGTGTAGTCATTACTTTTATATTTTTTAAATTAGATCTTCTTATTTTATTTTCAATGTCTTTTTTTACTGAATTATTAAAAGCCAAAAATAAAAATGTTTTACTCTTTAATGCATAAGCAATACTTAAAAGCGTAGTAGATTTTCCAGAACCAGCAAAAGCATTTATTATTAAATTATTTTCTTTTGCATTTTTTATTATATCTATTTGTTCATCAGTTAATCTAATATATTTATTATTGTTTTTATTAATGGTTTCTATAAATTTTGTATTTTTTAATTCGTCTAAATATTTATCATATACATTTGATTTTATATTTTTTTTATTTTTAAGAGAGAAATCGTAACCACAATACCAGCATTTTTTTATATTATCTTTCATTATTTCATCACATTTTGGACATTTCTTTTTTAAAAAAAATCCATCACAATTAGGACATATTTTTTCATTATTTTCAACTAATTCATTACAATTTATACATTTTTTAACAGACAATATTTCACCTCAACATTTTCCTATATAGTCTAAAACGTCTTCATCAAATTTTTTTATAGATTGTGTTAATTTACCAACTCTTTTAATAGTTTCTTCTACATCTTTCGCTGCAATACCGTTTCCACATGGAACATTTATATTCTTTAAAGCCAATTCTGAACTTTGTAATGCTACAAATGTTCCTGTTCCAGATTTTAATGCACAACTTTTTTTTGCACCATCACAAGTTAAACCAAAAAGAGTAGATAGTACATTATTAATTGCATGTTTTATTTGTTCTGAATTTCCACCTTTTAAATATGTAATTCCAGCGGCAACACCAGAAGATGAAATAGTACCAGCACCACAAATTGGAGTTAATAATCCCGTATATGATTTTATATATATAGTTATTAAAACACTTAATAATATAGATTTTTTCACTAATTCATCATCATATTTTCGTCCAATTTTTATTATTGGCAGTGTAGAAGATAAACCTTGATTACCACTCCCAGCAACAGTCATAACAGGCATTAATTCACCACTCATCCTTGCGTCAACAGCAGCCTGAACAATATTAACAGGCTCAAAATCTAAAACATGACCAAAATTCCCATCTGTTTTTAATCCTTTTTCTGCAATTTTTGTATTTAATACTATTGTTTTTTCTAATAATTCATCTACATCCTTATCATATTTATCTAAATATTCTATTATATCATCTATATTATATTTTTTTATTTCATTTAGTAATGCTCCACCAGCTTCAAAATGAACATCAAATATTTTATTTCCATTTTCTTCAATATGTACTATATTATCATGTTTTCCCTCTATTATTACATTTACATAATTTTCTCCTTTTAATGTACAATCTACTTTTAAACCTAAAAATTCTTTATCTACTTTTAAATTTATTTTTCCTAAATATTTATGAGAGGCATCTATACACTCCTGATTTATATCTTTTAAAACTTCAAGTCCATATTTTGAATCCCCACAAACATAGGAAAGCGCTGCAGCAACTTCGAGACCTACAAACGAAGTCCCTGGAATATTTACCTCTAATCCATTTTTATATGTGTTTTTATCAAGTATAATATTTATACTATTTAATTCACCTTTTAAATATTTTTTTGCTGTTGCAACAGCCAATGCAACTGCTATGGGTTCTGTACAACCATATGCAGGTTTTACTTGATCAAATAAAATATCTTTTAACATTTCATTCCCCCTTTTTAAATTATGATTCTACACCAGTTATATCTATTATTGGTGCCATACCAACCATTATTAAACCTAAAACCTTTAAAACATTAAAGGACTCATTCATAAATATTCCTGATAAAATCGACGCAAACAAAAGTTCCAATGGCATTATTAAAGATAAGGTATGTGACTGTAATTTCTTTAAAGCAAAAAAATTTAGTGTTAACGGAACAAATGTTGCTAATATTGCTAAAACAAAACCTGATAATAAATATCTTCCATTTAAAGTATATATTTCATTTGTTCTTATGACAAAAATAAAATAATAAATAAAGACACCAGTAAATGTATAAAAAACGCTTTCAAAAGGTTTCGATTCATTTTGTTTTATATATTCACTGACAGAAACTATAAATATCGCATTTACAAAAGAACTAAACAAAACTATTAATGTACCAAAGATTATACTTTCATTATTTCCAAAAGCCCGTTCTCCCATATTTGCTATTATTACTCCAACAAAAGATAATGCTACTGCTATTATATTTACTATATTTATTTTTCTTTTTGTTAATCTATGTTGAAAAAAAGAGACAAATATTGGATTTGTAAAATAAAGTACCGTTGCATATGCTGGATTTAAATATTGCAATCCAACAAAAAAAGCATATGCTGCTATCCCGTAATTTAAAATACCTAAAACAGAATATAACAAAAATTTTTTGAAATCAAATTTATATCCTAAAAAAATAAAAATAATTCCCGAAATAATAAACGAAAATAAAAATCTCAAAAATAATATTTGCGATGGTGATGCTCCTATATTAAAAGAATATTTGCCTAAAATAGATGTAACAGATGAAGAAAATGCTGATAATATAGCAAATAAATAATGCAATATATCACCTCATTTTATATCTAATTGCTTAAAATAATTTAAATTCACTTTTTTTGGTAATATTCCTGATTTTTTACCTCTCAAAGGAATTTCATCTTCATTAATATTCAATGTTTCAGAAATTACTTTTTTAATTCTGGGGATACAGAACTCTCCTTGGCAAAAGCCCATTGTAGCTCTTGTTCTTCTTTTTATAGCATCTATAGATTTTATTGGAATTCCCCTTTTTAGTGCATCTATTATCTCTTTTTTGCTAACCATTTCACATCTACAAATAATTTGTTCATCAGAATTTAATTCTAACATATTATTTACTTCTTTATATGTCAGATCTTTTTTTATAATTATAGGTTTTCTATATGGATTAAAATCATTTTTTTCAATTAACTTTAATCCTGATTTTTTTAATATATTCAAAACCATTTTAGCAATTGCTGGTGAAGATGTCAACCCTGGAGATTCAATTCCTGCAACATTGATAAATCTTTCTTTAGATTCTTCTATTATAAAATCTCCTGTTGAAGGCGTGGGTCTAATACCAGAAAATGAAGTTAATACCTTTTTTAAGTCTATATTAGGAACAGATAGTTTTGCAGTTCTAATAATATATTTTAATGTTTCTATATCTGTATTTAAATCATATTTAGAACTTTCTTGTGCATCAGGTCCAATCATTAAATTCCCATGATATGTAGGAGTTACTAAAATACCTTTTCCTTTTTCTGTAGGAACTTGAAAAATTACTTTGTTTATTATTTCTCCGTATCCCTTATGAAAAATAATATATTGTCCTTTTCTTGGAATTATATGAAAATTTTTTATCCCAACCATTTCCGATATCTTATCGCTAAATACTCCAGCCGCATTTATTATATACTTAGTTTCATACGAATTTTGATTAGTTATAACTATATAATAATCATTTTTCTCTTCAATTTTTATTACTTCATTTTCTAATTTTATTTCTACTCCATTATTCACTGCATTCTCCGCTAAAGCTATCGTCATTTCATACGGAGAAGTTATTCCCACATCTTTTGCTAATAAAGCTACTTTTACATCTTTATTTATATTTGGTTCAATTTTTAATATTTCATCACCATATAATATTTTCATTTCATTTTCGTTTACTCCATTATTTAAACCATTTTTATATAATTCAATTAATGTCTTTTCATCATTTTCATCAAATCCTATTACTAAAGCCCCTGTTCTTTTGAACCCAAAATTGAGTTCTTTATTTAATTTATCATACATTCTATTTCCTTCAAAACACAATTTACCTTTTAACGTACCATATTTAGCAGCATATCCTCCATGAACAATACCACTATTTGCTTTAGATGCGCCATTACTTACATCATCAGTTTTTTCTAACATTAAAATTTTTAAACTATATTTTGATAATTCACGTGCAATTGTACTACCAACAACACCTGCACCTATTATAATAATATCATACATATTTCCCCTCCTATACAAAAAGAGGTGGATTAACCACCTCTATAATTCAAATACTTTTTTTAATTTTGCAGGATCAAGTCTAAAGGGTGAATCTTTCCCTTGAAAAAAATGATGCTTTTCTATTAAATGAATTGATAAATCGCTATATATTACACTTTCATTATTTTTTAAATTAGTAACTTTTGTAACTACTTTTCTAAAAATACCATCTTCAAATGGACAAGGCAAATGACCTCTTGCTTCTCCTACTTGAACTTCCCAATACTCATCAACTGTTATTGGCTCTCCTAAACCTTTTTCACCTTTTTCTTTAAAATATTTCAATTTTCCAACAATAGATTCAATGGTAATATTCAACGTAGAAAGTAATTCTTCATCTTCAATTATTATATCAACTAAATTTCTATCGTCATTACCCATAAAGCCTTCTGCTGTTATAACTCCAGGTTTCATATTTTCCTGCGCCTTTTGAAATTCAGGAGTCATTTTCATACTTCTCCCCCCTTAAGCAAATTTATCATAATAAATCTTATCTTCAGGTATTCCATTGTTTTTCATAACATTAACACATGCATTTATCATTCCAGGGCTTCCACATAAATAACCTTCTTTGGGAGTATTTGGATCCATTTTTTCCTTAAAGTATTTATCTAATACATCTGTAATTAATCCAACTTCACCATCCCAGTTATCTTCAGGTAAAGGTTCTGATAAAGCAACAACAAAATGTAGGTTTGGCCATTTCTTTTCTAATTCTTTAAATAAATCTATATAATACACATCTCTTAATGATCTAGCTCCAAAGAAATACCAAACATTTCTATTTGTCATTCCTTTTTCAAACATATCTAAAATTATTGATTTTAAAGGAGCCATACCAGATCCACCCGCAACACCAATAACATCTGCATCTGTATCTCTTAAATAAAAATCGCCAAAAGGTCCAATAACTTCCATTTCATCTCCTTCTTTTAAATAATTATGAACATATGTTGTTGCAATCCCTCCAGGAACTAACCTTATCAATAGTTCAAATGAATCTTTTTGAGATGGAATAGAAGATATTGAATATGCTCTTTGGGTAGGCTCTTTAATTTTTTCATATGGCGGAACAACTATTTGCATATATTGGCCCGCTTTAAAATTAACTTCATTTGGATCTAATAATTTAAAACGAACTTCTTTAATGTCATGTGTGACATCAGTGATCTTTTCTATTCTTGTTTTATATTTTTTTACATTAAATAATTCTTCAGGTAACCATATATCAATGTCCTTTTTAACTTTCACTTGACATGACAATCTAACATTTTCCTTCATTTCTTCTGGAGTTAATAACGGTGTTTCTGTAGGTAAATGAGGACCTACATCAGATAATACTTTTACTTTACAAGCACCACAACTACCTCTTCCACCACAAGCAGAAGGAACAAAAATTCCTGTTTCTGATAATGTAGTTAAAAGTGATGCTCCTCCATTTACCGTTAATTCTTTTTCTCCATTTATTTTAACTTTAACTTCTCCATAATTATTTACAATTCCATCAACAACTGCAATAATTGCAGCTAAAACACCACTAATAATAGAAACAACTAATGGTGCAGTAATTATAGGACTCATTATATCACCTCACTGTACATTAAGCATTCCAGAAAAACCTATAAATGCCATAGCCATAATACCAATAATAATTAATGTTAAACCTGGTCCTTTTAGTGCTGCAGGAACATTAGGACTATTATCCACTCTCTTTCTTATAGCTGCTAATGCCATAATTGCAAGCCACCATCCTAATCCAGAACCTAAACCATAGAAAATTGATTGAATAAATGTATAATATCTTAATTGCATAAATAATGTTACCCCTAATATAGCACAATTAACTGTAATTAAAGGTAAGAATATGCCTAAACTCATATATAAATTTGGAGATAATCTATCAATTAACATCTCTAAAATTTGTACTACTGCAGCTATTACTATAATAAATATAATATATCTTAAATATTCAATTTCAAATGGAATTATTATCTTATGGTATACAATCCAGTTTAAGGCTGTAGTAATTGTCATAACCATTGTAACAGCCATACCTAAACCATTTGAAGATGTTATATCCTTTGAAACTGATATAAATGAACACATTCCTAAGAAATTTGCTAATAATATATTACTAGTAAATATTGATGCAAAAAATAATACGAATGGACTTATATCTGGAGCCATTATTTAGCCTCCTTTCTTAACATAATCCCCTTAGCCACCCAAATAAATATAGCTAACATAAAAAAAGCACTTGGTGCCATCAACATAATTGTCCATGACATAAATCCTTCAGGTAAAACTCTTATTCCAAACAAGGTGCCAAATCCAAGTAATTCTCTAAAGAAAGCAACTGAAATTAGAACAACTAAATAACCCAATCCAGATGTAAAACCGTCCCAAAATGATATTATTGGACCATTAGATTGAGCAAATCCTTCAGCTCTTCCCATAATTATACAATTTGTTATTATTAAACCGACATAAGGTCCTAAAGCCTTACTAATATCGGGCAAATATGCCCTTAAAATAATATCAACTATAATAACATAAAAAGCAATGATTAACGTTTGAACAATCATCCTAACTTTTCTTGGTATAAATCCTTTTATTATTGATACTGTTAAACTAGAAAAAGCAGTAACTAAACTAACAGCTATTGTCATAATAAATGTATTTGTAAGATTATTAGTTACAGCTAAAGCAGAACAAATACCTAATATTTGAACAAAAACAGGATTATTGTACCAAACATTTTCTTTTAATATCTTGTTATATTCACTCATTATAATTCACCTCCTAGGAGGTCTTTTAATATTGTTAAATAATTATTAATCATATTAGCTACAGATTCTGATGTTCTTGTTGCTCCAGTGATTGCTTCAAATTTACCATTTTCATGATCAAAATCTCCTTTACCTGTCCCACCAATAATCATTTCTATTTTTCCATCTTTGATTTTTTCAAATTTAAATTGCTCTTTAAACCATGCTTCTTCAATTCTTCCGCCTAATCCTGGAGTCTCACTTTGAGTAATAAAATCAATACCAACTATTTCTGTTAAATCACGATTTACTGCTAAAACACCTCTAATTGTACTCCATAATCCATTTCCAACAAAAATAACTGCATATACATCTTCTCCATCAACATTTGACATATATACATCAATATCATTTATTTTTTTCTTTGAAATCTTTTTATCAAAAAGCTTATATGCTTCTTCATCAGAATTATATTCTATACCCATTGCTGATAAAATCGCTTTCCTTTGAAATAACTCTTCATTAATTTGTACTTTTTCTTTAGTTAATTCATTTGCTAAGGCTAGTACAAAAACAAAAACAAATGAAACTATAAAGGTGAATAATACTACATATAATTTACTATCTTTTTTCATTTTTTCACCTTCTTTTTTGCTAATAATTCATCCATTAATGGTGCAAATGTATTACCTAATAACACCGCAAAACTCGTTCCTTCTGGGAATAATGAAAAAGTTCTAATTAAAATTGTTACTGTACCAATTAATAATCCATAATACCAATGTGCTTTTTGATTTTTTGGACCACTTATTGGATCAGTAGCCATAAAAACAGTAACAAACAATAAACTACCAGACATTATAAATTCTAATGGAAAATTAATAAACCCTGCAAAATAAAAAATATAAGTTAATGCAGTTGCACTTAAAAATGTTGATACAATAATTTTCCAACTTGCAGTTTTGGTGTAAATTAAATAAATTGCTGCTATAATAATTAAGAAAATAAAACTTTCACCCATAGATCCTGATCTAAAACCAAAAAATGCCTTTAACAAATCTATAGTTTCCCCAGAATCTCTCATGATTTTTAATGGAGTAGCTGTTGTTACTACATCAATACCAAAACCTCCCGGCTTCATCCATCCATATGTCATGACATTTGGAAATGTTATGTAGATAAATAATCTTCCAACAATAGCAGGATTAAAAGGATTCCTTCCAAACCCACCAAAAACCTCTTTACCAAATAATACTCCAAAAATAATTCCAATTAATGCAATCCACCAAGGAGTTAACGGAGGCAGAGATAATACAAAAAGCATAGATGTTACTAAAACAGCTTCTGAAACCTTTTTATTTACTCTCTTTTCCATTATGTATTCTGTAAAAATACCTCCAGCAAAAACAACCACACTTAGGATTAGCAATCGAACCCCATAAAAATATAAAGCAAATAAATATATTGGGGCTAATGCATACAAAACTCTTCTCATCATAGGTTGCTTTAAGAAAAAACTTTTTTTCACTAAATCACCCCCATTTTCTTTTTCTATAAAATTATATCACATTTTTTTCGAAAATGTCACATTTTTTTTATGCAACAATTTTTATCATATATTTATATTATAATTAATATTGTTTTAAATTCATTTCAATTTTTCTTTTTAATAAAAAAACAATTCCCACCGCTAGGTGAGAATTGATATTGATTAAAAATTCTCTATAATTTTATCCACATATTCATTAGTTGATAAGGCTTTAGGAGATATATCAATTGTTGCATACCCATCTAAAATTGTTTTTTCAATTGAATTCTTAATCAAATTAGCGACTTCATTAAATCCGATATATTCAAACATCATAACTCCAGATAAAATCAATGAAGTTGGATTGGCCATTTCAGGATTTTTTATTCCTGGAGCTGTACCATGTGTTGGTTCAAATAATGCAATTTTATCTCCTATATTAGCTCCTGGAACAAGTCCAACACCACCAATTTGAGCAGATGCTGCATCAGACAAATAATCTCCATTTAGATTGGTTGTTATTAATATGTCAAAATTTGAAGGATTTAACAATAATTGTTGAAACATATTATCTGCAATAATATCATTTATTTCAAGATGATTTATTTGATTATTAAATCCATTAAAAACTTCATAGCACCATTTTCTAAAGTTTCCTTCTGTATATTTCATTATATTCCCTTTATGTACTATAGTTATTTTTTTTCTATTTTTCTTTATAGCATACTCAATAGCTTTTCTCATAAGTCTTTTAGTTTTATATTCGCTAATTGGTTTTATTCCAATTGATGCTTTGTTTAAATTTGTTCCAAATTTTTTATTCAAAATTCTTATTAATTCATTTGATTCTTCAGAATTTTCTTCCCATTCAATACCACAATATACATCTTCTGTATTTTCCCTAAATATAATAATGTCAATTTTTTCTGGATTTTTTACAGGTGAATTTATACCTTTTATATATTTAACGGGTCTTATACATGCATATAAGTCCAATTCTTGTCTTAAAGCAACATTTAAGCTTCTATATCCGCTTCCAACTTGTGTTTCAAGAGGACCCTTAATCCCTATTTTAAATTCTTTCAATAATTTTATTGTTTCTTCCGGCAAAGGAGTTCCAAATTTTTCTATTGCTTTTTTACCTGCATATATTTCTTTCCAAATAATTTTCTTTTTACCTTTATATATAAAATCCATTGCTGAATTCCAAACTTTCATTGCTGATTTCATAATATATGGACCTATCCCATCTCCTTCTATATATAAAATTTGAATTTTTTCCATTTTACCACCCCTTAAAATAATACTAAATTATCAGCATGTATAAATTCTTCATAATCATTATCTATACTTTTTTTTCCAATAATATTTTTCCCTTCTAAAAAAGAGTAATTGCTAATTCCTTTTGCTATCAATTTATTATTATAATAAACATTTACTGAATCCCCTTTTAAAAATTTGCCTTCTATTTTTTCAATACCAATAGGCAATAAACTTTTTCTTTCAAGAATAGCTTCTTTTGCACCTTTGTTTATAAATAATTTTCCTTTACTTTTAGATAAATATGCTATCCAGGCTTTTTTATTTTTTATTTTTTTATGTGGCAGAAAAATCGTCCCAATATTTTCTCCATTTATAAATTTTTCAATATTTTCTAAATTTTTACCATTACAAATACAAGTTTTTACTCCTGAATTTGAGGCTATTTTTCCAGCCTCTATTTTTGAATTTATGCCTCCTGTTCCTAAAGATGTATTTTTTATTTTTAATAAATCAATTGCATTATTATAATTTTCTATTATTTTTTTATCCTTATCATATATCCCATCAACAGAAGTTAATATTATCAAAGAATCAGCTCCCCATCCAATAGCAAAATAAGCTGAAAGAATATCATTATCTCCAAATTTAATTTCTTCAACAGACACTGTATCATTCTCATTAATTATAGGTATTATTTTTAATTGATTTAAACCTATTAAAGTATTTTTCAAATTAATAAATCTAGACCTATTTGAAAAATCATCTCTTGTTAATAAAACCTGTGCAACTTTTTTATTATAAAAATTAAAAGCTTGTTCATATATTTTCATTAATTGCACTTGACCAATTGCACACAATGCCTGTTTTTGAGATAAACTTTTAATTGGATTTAATTTTAAATATTTTAAACCAACTGCTTTTGCACCAGAAGATACTAGAACAACTTTTTTATTATTATCTATTAATCTTGATACAACTGAACTTAATTTAAAAACAAAAGATTCATCGATTTTATCTTCTTTAATTAATATGTTACTCCCTATTTTTATTACAATCTTTTCCATTTTTAATCCCTCACATTATAATTACCTTGAATTACATATTTATAGGTAGTTAATTCCCTTAACCCTATTGGACCTCTTGCATGTATTTTTTGAGTACTAATACCCATTTCTGCTCCCATTCCAAATTCTCCACCATCTGTAAATCTAGTAGATGCATTAATGTATACTGTTGCAGAATCTATTTCATTAATAAATTTCATAGCATTAAAATAATTTTCC
This DNA window, taken from Marinitoga sp. 38H-ov, encodes the following:
- a CDS encoding isocitrate/isopropylmalate family dehydrogenase; the encoded protein is MEKIQILYIEGDGIGPYIMKSAMKVWNSAMDFIYKGKKKIIWKEIYAGKKAIEKFGTPLPEETIKLLKEFKIGIKGPLETQVGSGYRSLNVALRQELDLYACIRPVKYIKGINSPVKNPEKIDIIIFRENTEDVYCGIEWEENSEESNELIRILNKKFGTNLNKASIGIKPISEYKTKRLMRKAIEYAIKKNRKKITIVHKGNIMKYTEGNFRKWCYEVFNGFNNQINHLEINDIIADNMFQQLLLNPSNFDILITTNLNGDYLSDAASAQIGGVGLVPGANIGDKIALFEPTHGTAPGIKNPEMANPTSLILSGVMMFEYIGFNEVANLIKNSIEKTILDGYATIDISPKALSTNEYVDKIIENF
- a CDS encoding RnfABCDGE type electron transport complex subunit D; translated protein: MMRRVLYALAPIYLFALYFYGVRLLILSVVVFAGGIFTEYIMEKRVNKKVSEAVLVTSMLFVLSLPPLTPWWIALIGIIFGVLFGKEVFGGFGRNPFNPAIVGRLFIYITFPNVMTYGWMKPGGFGIDVVTTATPLKIMRDSGETIDLLKAFFGFRSGSMGESFIFLIIIAAIYLIYTKTASWKIIVSTFLSATALTYIFYFAGFINFPLEFIMSGSLLFVTVFMATDPISGPKNQKAHWYYGLLIGTVTILIRTFSLFPEGTSFAVLLGNTFAPLMDELLAKKKVKK
- the proB gene encoding glutamate 5-kinase translates to MEKIVIKIGSNILIKEDKIDESFVFKLSSVVSRLIDNNKKVVLVSSGAKAVGLKYLKLNPIKSLSQKQALCAIGQVQLMKIYEQAFNFYNKKVAQVLLTRDDFSNRSRFINLKNTLIGLNQLKIIPIINENDTVSVEEIKFGDNDILSAYFAIGWGADSLIILTSVDGIYDKDKKIIENYNNAIDLLKIKNTSLGTGGINSKIEAGKIASNSGVKTCICNGKNLENIEKFINGENIGTIFLPHKKIKNKKAWIAYLSKSKGKLFINKGAKEAILERKSLLPIGIEKIEGKFLKGDSVNVYYNNKLIAKGISNYSFLEGKNIIGKKSIDNDYEEFIHADNLVLF